GCCGGTAAAGTCGGGAGCTACCGAACAACACAGCTCGAAGCTGGTGCCTATCAAGGGCTGAGCATCGTAGCTTTCAATGGCGCCGTCCGCGGTGACGTACACCGCCTGGTAGCTGGGCTCGCCCAGCGCACGCTTGACTGCGAAGACGTAGTAGCGCCCCGCTTCCAAGGGCTCGGGATCTCCGTTGGCAGGCAACACCTTGACGAAATTTTTGGGCAGTACGCCATAAATGATTTCGCTCGGAGCATAGGGCTTAACGTCGCGCCCGAACATCGTCCCGCTCAGTCCCAAATCCACCGTGATCTGCCAGTTGGGCTCCCCGCCATCGAATCGTACCACGCTTATCACACCGTTGCTCTGCTTGCGGGTCCGAATCAGAGTGGCGGAGCTGTATTTGGTGACCGTCATGCTCTCAAGATAGTCGCCGGGATGGGTATAGATGATGTTCAGCTTGGCCCCAGGGCCCGGCGGCGGGGTAGCGGTCGCTTGCGGCGTGGGCTGGTTGAGGGCGCTTGGGGCTGGAGCCGATTGCGCCTTGAACCAGCTACAACCGCCCAGCTCCAGCGCGACGCAAGCCAACAGTAGGGCGGCGGTCAGGTTGACGATCGAGCGAAAGCTAGTCACGTGAGCTCTGGTACCGGTAGTTGGTAAAGTTCGGGGGCAAGTGTGCGCGAACGGCGTCAGCGGGTGAAGTCGATCGGCTGGCTGCAGGCATCGCCACCGGCATTGTAATCGTAAACCAAGCGCCCACCATAATCCGCTCCCACGGTCATGACCGCGACCAGTGCTATCAACAGGAGGACAAAAAAAGGGCGTGTTCGCCCGGGAAAGGGCGGAGCCAGGCCGGCCCACAGTGTGCCTACCGTCGCCAAGCCGACTGTGACCAACATCAGGTGCTCGTGGTGGAGCAGCAGGTGGTTGCGAACCGAGCGCGCCACCATCACGCCGTCCTCGGCATAAAGCCCAGTCGCCGCCGCCACCCACGCCCCCACCGTGCCCAGGATTAGCATCCAAAAGGCCAGCCACGCCCATCGGGGCCGGCCGGCTATCCAGGTGGCTAGATAAAGCATGACCGCCACGCTGAGCAGAGCCAAGGGATAGTGGACCACCAGAGGATGGATATTCTGCAGGTGGGCCGCACCCGGCAATAGGGTAGCCAGGGTCACTTCAGCGACTTGACGGTGAGAAAGGTGCTCCCTCCGCTGTGGAGCACGTTACCAGTGATCGTGACTTGCTGTTCCATATGATTGAAGACCGAAGCGGGCAGGGCGGCAGCATCGCGGGCCGGAAGCAGCACATAGAGCTTATGGGAGCCTTTTTCAAGCAGCCCGACCGGAGCGCCGTTCTTGACGCATTTGAGGGCGCAAGCGGCGTGAGAGCTGCCATGCGCGCCCATCGTGGTGTAGCAAAAGGTATCGATTAGGCTGCCGGTTACCGCGGTCGTTCCGGCCGCGTAAGCCTCTGCACCCAGACTTAGGGACAACACGAGTGCGCCTAGCATCACCCATCTCATCGTTCGGTCCTCCGAATGCCAACCGTGGCCGATCACCAAGCCTTCGAGCCCGGCCAAGGAAAAATTGGGGTGGGGCGACTCGACGCTCATCGCCGGCCCGAGCGAATCACCGCGGGCGCTTGAGTGCCCACTAGCCATTCCCGGAAGCGAGAGCGGCGATGGCCGGTCTCGGCTGTGACCCCGACCTGCTGCAGCTGATCGCTGATAATTTGCTTGAGTTCGCGGTTAAGCCGCTCAATCTCGAACTCCTCGGGATGGCTGATGCCGTTGTCGGCGCTAAGCCGGCGCCGGCCGTAAAGTTGTTGGAAGCGCAGCTCGGCTTTGGCAACCAGGTTGCGATAGCGTTCGTCCAGCGCGCGCAAGCGTTCGTTGGCGCGCGCCAAAGTGCTGAACCAAGCCCGCATCCGGAACCATTCCAGCAGTGCCAAGCCGGTTATTCCCAGCATCAGGATTGTTGCCCCCAGCGCCACCGCGGTCACTCGTCTCCACCAGGGCAGCACCTGCACTTCACGCTGCAGGTTGAGGCGCTGAACAGAGAGCGCTTGCAACTGATTGGTCAGTTCCTGCCGCTGCTGGCGAGCATCTTGAAGTTGGGTCTGCAATACCGCCTGCTGCGTTTGCAGGTCGGCGATCTTTTGTTCCAAGTCAGCCACTTGCGCGCTGAAAGGATTGGGGATGTGCAGGGTGGCGCCGCTCTCCAAGCGGCCATCAGAATACGCGCGATTGTGACGGATAAGCTCCGTCAGCGAAACATGAAAGTTATCGGCTATCGCGCCCAAGGTATCTCCCGGGCGTACGATGTATATCAAGTCGCCGCTGGAGTGACGCGTCGGGGCGGGCAGCGGCGCAGCGGGTGCCGCGCGCGAGGCGCTTGGCGGTGGCAACAGGTCGCGCTCTTGCAGCGCCTGGAGTTGCCCCGAGGGTGGTTCACCAGTGGTGGCGGTCCACGATGGAGCGGAGTCGGCACTTACGTGGGTGACAATCTGGGCCCGCGCCTGGGCGGTGATTACCAGCGCTCCCAGTAGGATACCCGCGGCAAACCCTCGCCAGTGACCTGTGGCAGTCGCGGCCGACGAGAGTGGAGACCCGAGCTTCCCGGTTACTCCTGCGAGCGATCCCATCACAGAGGCCATATTTCTTTTACCATAGTGCTTCGCCAAGCTAATGCAAAGGGCACAAAAGCCACGCCGTGGCTTCCCCCCGCGGACCGGCATTGCTAAACACCGGGCTCACTCGCTGCTTCGACGCTCAGGCGTTTGTTTGCGCAACCAAGCCAGATATTCCTGGTTGCCCGCAGGTCCCTTGAGCGGCGACGCGACTGTGCCCAAGGTGGCAAAGCCCAGCTCCCGCGCGTGCTGCAACACCGCCTCCACCGCAGCTTGGTGCAATTTGATGTCGCGAACCACGCCGCCCTTGCCAATTTGCCCCTTGCCGACCTCGAATTGAGGCTTGATTAGCGGCACGATGTCGGCGTGAGATGCGGCCACAGCCGCGATCGCCGGCAAGACAAGCCTAAGCGAAATAAAGCTGGCGTCGATTGTGATCAATTCGGGTGCGAAAGGTAGCGCTTGCGGGGTGAGGAAGCGCACGTTGCAGCGCTCCATGACGATCACCCGCGGGTCGGTGCGCAAACGCATCGCGAGCTGGCCGTAGCCTACGTCCAAGGCGATAACCTGGCGTGCGCCGCGGCTGAGCAGCAGATCGGTGAAGCCGCCCGTGGAGGCACCTACGTCCAGCGCCAGGCGACCGGCCACCGTGATTGGAAAACGATCGAGGGCTGCTTGCAATTTGTGGGCGCCGCG
This Candidatus Binataceae bacterium DNA region includes the following protein-coding sequences:
- a CDS encoding DUF2231 domain-containing protein, whose product is MTLATLLPGAAHLQNIHPLVVHYPLALLSVAVMLYLATWIAGRPRWAWLAFWMLILGTVGAWVAAATGLYAEDGVMVARSVRNHLLLHHEHLMLVTVGLATVGTLWAGLAPPFPGRTRPFFVLLLIALVAVMTVGADYGGRLVYDYNAGGDACSQPIDFTR
- a CDS encoding LysM peptidoglycan-binding domain-containing protein → MGSLAGVTGKLGSPLSSAATATGHWRGFAAGILLGALVITAQARAQIVTHVSADSAPSWTATTGEPPSGQLQALQERDLLPPPSASRAAPAAPLPAPTRHSSGDLIYIVRPGDTLGAIADNFHVSLTELIRHNRAYSDGRLESGATLHIPNPFSAQVADLEQKIADLQTQQAVLQTQLQDARQQRQELTNQLQALSVQRLNLQREVQVLPWWRRVTAVALGATILMLGITGLALLEWFRMRAWFSTLARANERLRALDERYRNLVAKAELRFQQLYGRRRLSADNGISHPEEFEIERLNRELKQIISDQLQQVGVTAETGHRRSRFREWLVGTQAPAVIRSGRR
- a CDS encoding TlyA family RNA methyltransferase, which encodes MRQRLDVELARRGLASSRRSAQLLIMAGLVRVNSRPASKPDLNVTENALIEVLSGRDPYASRGAHKLQAALDRFPITVAGRLALDVGASTGGFTDLLLSRGARQVIALDVGYGQLAMRLRTDPRVIVMERCNVRFLTPQALPFAPELITIDASFISLRLVLPAIAAVAASHADIVPLIKPQFEVGKGQIGKGGVVRDIKLHQAAVEAVLQHARELGFATLGTVASPLKGPAGNQEYLAWLRKQTPERRSSE